Below is a window of Bacillota bacterium DNA.
CACCGCCGCCACCTGCTCCGCGTCCATGGGCGTCCCGCCGGCGAGGATGGCCTCGGCCAGGTTGGCGGCGAGCCCGTCCCGCGAGCCGGCGTCCGCGACCGCCGCTCCCGGCCCCGGCGCCGGCGCGGTCCCCGCCGCCCGCCTCCCCGCCCCTCCGACCGGCGGGGAGGGGCGTAAGTGCGGATCCTCCTTGGCCGCGGCCCGCCCGCCCGCCTGCCGCGCGCCTCCAGCCGGGCCGCGCCCGGCCTCGGCCGCCACCGCAGCGCGCGGCGCCAGCGCCCGCGCCAGCGCCGCCCCCCCGGCGGCCGAAACGGCCACGGTGACGACGAGCAGACCGGTCATCACCGCCCGCCCAGGCATGAAGAAAGCCTCCTTTCGCCGCAACCTCCGCGGGAGCGTGCTTCCCACGGCACGTGGCGAGTATGTGCGGGGAACTTCAAACTTACTCGCCAGTCGAGGTTCCGCAGCTACTTGAAGGCTTGTCGCAATCAACTTGACGCCCTAAGAGCCTGTAGACGTGGAAAGACGGCCCGTCTCCTCGGGCCGTCTTCCGTCCTCCCGCGCTTGTTTCGACAAGGTCCGCCCCTCAGGCGCCGGGAATCTCCGCCTTCTCGGGCAGCCGGTTGCCGCAGTGATAGCAGTACCGCCATTCCTCCGCCACCGGCGCGCCGCACCAGGGGCAGAAGAGCCTTCCCTCGGCGGCCGAGGCCGCCACCTCCGCCGCCTGCCGCCCCCGCCGGCCGCGCGCGGCCGGGCGGGCGGCGGCGCGGGCGCGGGCGCGACCGGCCGGACGCGCCACGCCGCTGCCCGGGCGGCCGATCTCCATGCCCAGGCGGCCCCGGTTGCGCGTCTCGAGCTGGCCCTTCTCACGCCATTTGTTCAGCAGGTAGTAAAGCTTGCTCCGCTCCACGCCCAGCGTCTCCGCCAGCTCCTGAACGGGGACGGAGAACTTGCCCCCTCCCTCGTCGCATCGCCGCAAGATTTCCTCGAGCAGTTGCTGTTCGTCCATCCATGCTCCCCCTCGTGCCAAAGCTTGCGCTTACCCTGGAAAGATATTCGATGGGAGGGATGCATGCAAAGGGAATTTTTCAAGCCGCCTCCGCACGGGGTGCCGCCGGCGCCCTCCTGAACCCGGCGCGCTCAGGAGACGTCGGCGAGGCTGCGGTAGAGCTGCTCGTAGGCCCCCACCACCGCCCGGACGCCGAAGTGGCGCAGCGCCCGCCGGCGTGCCGCCCGCCCCATGGCGCGGCGCCGCTCGGGGTCGCGCGCCAGGGCGACGACGGCCTCGGCCATGGCTTCCTCCGCCTCCGGGGGAAAGAGAAAGCCGGTCTCGCCGTCGCTCACCACCTCGGGCAGGCCGCCCCGGTCGGAGGCGACCACCACCGCCTCCGCCGCCATCGCCTCCAGCGCCACCAGCCCGAAGCTTTCCGTCGCCGAGGGGAGGAGGAGGACGTCGGCCTCGCCCAGGATGTCGGCCACGTCGTCGCGGCGCCCCAGGAAGTGCACCCGCTCCCCGACGCCCAGCGCGTCCACCTCGGCCTCGGCGGCGCCCAGCTCCGGGCCGTCACCGGCCATCAGGAGGCGCGCGGGCACCGCCGCCGCAACGCGGGCGAAGATGCGGACGACCGCGTCCACCCGCTTTACCGGCCGGAAATTGGAGACGTGGCAGACCAGCAGCTCCCCCTCCGCGGCCAGTCTCCGCTGGGGGCGGCGCCGGTAGACGGCGGCGTCCACGAAGTTGGGGATGACCAGCGGCGGCGGCACCGCCAGCTGGCGGGCGGTCTCCTCCGCCAGCCAGCGGGAGACGGCGGTCACGGCGTCGCTCCGGCGGATGCTGTGGGCGGTCACCTCGCGGAAAGAAGGATCCCGACCGATCAGGCTGATGTCCGTGCCGTGGAGCGTGGTCACCACCGGCAGCCGCCGCGGAGCCAGGATCTCGCGCGCCAGCTCGGCGGCGGCGGCGTGGGGGATGGCGTAGTGGACGTGGAAGAGGTCGATCTGCTGCCGCCGGGCGACGTCGACCAGCTTGTTGGTCAGCGCCAGCTCGTAGGGAGGGTAGTCGAAGAGCGGATATCGCGGCACCTCCACGCGATGGAAGCGGATCAGCCGCTCCGCCTCGGCGCCGACCCTCCGCAGCCGGAAGGGCAGCTCGTAGCTGACCAAATGGACCTCGTGACCCCGCCGCGCCAGGGCGAGGCCCAGCTCGGCGGCCACCACGCCGCTGCCGCCGTAGGCGGGGTAGCCGACCATGGCGATGCGCAACGCTTCGGAACCCGCCTTTCCCGCCCGCCTCACCCTTCCGCCTCAGCCATGGCGCGCTCCAGCAGCGGGGCGAGCCTCTCCCGCAGCTCTTCCGGAGCGTACCAGACCACCGCCTCGCGGGGGACGGTCAGCGCAGCCACGGCGGGCGAGAGCTCCTCCAGCGGCACCGGCCTCCCGCGCTCGTCCTCCACCCAGATGGGGGCCCCGCCCGCGCCCGCCCCGCGGTAGGGCGCGTAGCCGGGCCGGCCCCGGCGGTCGAGGTGGAGGTAGGCGTCCGGGTCGTAGCCGGCCGAGCGCACCTCGCGGGCGGCCAGCTCGTGCGCGCGGCGCAGGGCTTGCTCGTCCAGGCCGCGGAAGCTCCGGCGGTAGACCGGCTTGAGCAGCCGACGCTCCAGGAGACGGCGGCTGAGGTCGGCCAGGACCGGGTCGTCCGCCTCCCGCCAGCGCTTCAGGGCGACCCAGAGCTCGGCGTCATCCACCTCCAGGTACTCCGCCACCCCGGCCTCTCCCAGGAGGAGGGCGGGAAGGGGGCCTCGGGCCTCGAGCCGCCCCTCGGCGTAGGCGCGCCGCGCCCGCGCCGCCGCCGCCTGCAGGAGGCGCTCGGCGCCGCGGGTGGTCTTGTGGTGGTAGACCTGCTGGTACATGTAGTAGCGGGCGAAGACGTACTCCTCCACCGTCCAGAGGCCCTTGTTGCGGACCACCGGGTGCGCCTGGTGTACGCCGCCCAGGACGTGGATGAGCTGGCCCGCGTCGAAGTGGCCGGCGCTGGCGCCGGTGAAGAGCGAGTCGCGGATCAGGTAGTCCATGCGGTCCACGTCCAGCTGGCTGGAAATGAGGTGGTGGAGGAGCGGCTGCTCGCGCCCCTCCAGCACGGCCGCGATCCGCTCCGGAAGGCGGCGGTCGAGCGCCTCCAGGCGGCGGTGGATCTCGGTCTCCCCCAGCAGGATGCGCCGCCCCCACGCCTCGTGCCCCAGCCCGCCCGTGCTCTCCGCCTCGAGCGCGTGGGAGAGCGGACCGTGGCCCACGTCGTGGAGGAGCGCGGCCAGCGCCCCCACCAGGCGCGACTCGGGCGGGAGCGGCAGCCCCACCCGCTCCAGCTGCTCGGCCACCTCGCCGAAGAGGTACATGGCGCCCAGGGCGTGGCCGAAACGGGAGTGCTCGGCGCCATGGAAGGTGAGCGGGCTCATCCCCAGCTGGGCGATGCGGCGCAGCCGCTGCAGCTCGGGCGCGTCGACCACGGCCACGATCTCGGGCGGCAGGCGGATCAGCCCGTGCACCGGGTCGCGCAAGACCTTGTCGCCGGGAATGCTCGCACACCTCCCCCGCCAACGGCGGGCGCGGGGGGACGCCCCGCCGCCCGGCACGCCCTCCCGCCCGCCGTCCGGGGAGGGCCGCCTAGTGCAGCACCTGGCGGAAGACGCCCCACCAGTCCGGCGTCTCGTAGCCGAACTTCCAGACCGCCGCGCCGGCGAGGTGGAACTGCTGGACCAGGGCCAGCTTGGCCGCCAGGCCGGAGCTGTCGGTGAACCAGACCTCGTGCCGCACGCCCTGGCTGTCCGTATAGAAGAACTGCGTCTCGCCCAGGTCGGAGTGCGCGACGGGCTGGGCCTGGTAGCGGGCGATCAGGTTGAGCGCCCCTTCAATATACCAGGCGCGCGTCGGCTCCCCCTGGGCCCAGTCGTAGGCATAGGCCGGAATGCCCAGCAGGATCTTCTGCGCCGGCGCCTGGCTGACCGCCCAGGCCAGTCCCTGGGCCATCCAGGGTATGGAGCCGATGGGGCCGGGAGCGCTGGTGGCGTAGTGCTGGTCGTAGGTCATGACGATGAGGTAGTCGGCCACGCGGCCCAGGGCGACGTAGTCGAAGTCGTGCCCCCAGGTGCTGGCGGCCGCCTGGTCGCGCCAGGGGAGGTCGATGGTCAGGAGCAGCCCCTGCGCGTGCAGCTGCTGGGCCAGGGCCGTGGCGAACTGGGTGAAGAGGTCCCGGTCGGCGTTCTGCAGGTATTCGAAGTCGAGGTTGACGCCTCCGTAACCGCGGTCGACCACGGTCATGATGTTCTGCACCAGGCGGGCCCGGACCTGGGCGTCGGCCAGCACCGCGTGGATGGCGGGGCCGCCCATCAGGCTGACGCGGACCAGGAGCGGCTTCTGGTGGTCGCGCGCCCACTGGAAGAGCGCCGGGCTGTCCGCACCCACTAGGCCCCCCGCCCCGCTGGCGGAGCTGTCGACCGTGTAGCCGGAGGCGATCACCCAGCTGACGCGGTCGGCCCCCAGGTTGAGCGAGGCCAGGTCCTGCGCGGTGGCCCAGCCGGTCAGGAGGGTGCCCGCCTGGGGCACCGGCTTGGGCGCCGGCTGTACGCCGAGAAGCTGGAAGCGGGCGTTCATGAAGCGGACCAGCATGGTGACCGTCTCCGCCCGCGTGGTCGTGGCATACGGGGCGTAGAGGGCCAGCTGGCCCGGCTGGGAGGGCCGCCCCAGGATGATGCCCTCTTTGACGGCGGCGCTGGCGTCGGCCGCCCAGGTCGGGATGGCCGCCCGGTCACCGAACTCGTAGAAGTAACGGGGCTCCGCCGTCACCCCCAGCTTCTCCAGCGCGCGTCCGAAGATGACACCCATCTCCGCCCGGTTGAGTGACCGATTGGGCTGGAAGCTTCCGTCAGGGTAGCCTTTCAGCACGCCCGCCTGCACCGCCGCGGCCACCAGGCCCTGCTGGTCGGCGGGGATGCTGGTCCAGTCGGTGAAGGGCGGCCTGGCCGGGGTGACCGGCTGGAGTTCCATCGCCCGGGCCATCCAGACGGCGAAGTCGAGACGGGTGATGGGCTGGTCCGGGCGAAACTTGCCGTCGTCGGGGACGGTGACGACGCCTGCGGCCTGCGCGGCCAGGATGAAGGGCTCGGCCCAGTGGCCGCTGATGTCGGTGAAGCGGGTGGGGGACTGGGCGGAGGCGGTGCCCGCCGGGAGCGCGGAGGCCAGCACCGCCACCAGGGCGACGACCGCCAGCAGACGGCCGACGCCTCTTCTGCGATGAGGAGAAGACAACGGCTCGACCTCCCCAGGGGTCCAGGCGCCGCCAGGAATTCGCGCCTCCTCGTGGCGCCCGCGGCGGCCTGGAGCGGAGGCACGCGGAACGGCTCTGGGCGCCTCCGGTCGACCGGCTTCCGTTCGACCGGTTCCGCAAGGCAGGCTATCATGGCGCGAAAGAGAGGCTCAATTGAAGAAGCGTGAACGTAACCGAGCTGTAATCCGCCGGCGCGGGCTGCGACCGGCGGCCGGATTCTTACCCGCCTCTCAGCTTCCGCTTGGTCGCGCGTGAGAAGTGGCGGATAACCTCTGGCACGAGCCCGGATCCGGGGAAAGGGCTCCGGGAGGGGAGCGTGAACCGATGGCACGGGTAGGACGCACGCTGGCGGTTCTGGGCGCAGCCGGGGCGTTCGTGGCGGGCGGCGCCGCCGCACTCCGGCAGGCGCCGGGGGTGGTACAGGCGGCGCCCAGCGTCTCCTCCTCGTCCTCGCTCTCGACCAGCCAGCTGGCCGCGGTGCAGAGCAAGCTGGCGCAGCAGGTGGCCGCCGAGGAGCGCTCCGTGGCCTCGCTCAACCAGCGCGAACAGCAGCTGGAGCAGGCGCTGGCCGCGGCCCGGCAGCAGCTCCAGCAGGAGCTGGCCGCCGTGGCGGCCGCCCGCTCGCGCCTCGCCCAGCTCCAGGCCCAGCAGCAGCAATTGCAGCGGCAGTCCACCCAGGCGCCCAACGTCGACACCTTCACCGGCGCCTCGGCCGGCGGAGGTCAGCGTGAGCACGAGAACGAGGGCGGCATCTGGCTCTTCGGCTCGGGCGGCGGCGAGGGCTCCGAGGGGTGGGGCGAGTGAGGCGCGCCGCACGCAGGACGCTGGAACAGCGACGCAAACGCATGGCCCGCTGGACTGCGGGCTGGGTGGCCGCCTCCCTCACCCTCTTCGGGGGCGCCGTCGCCTGGGCCGGCGGGCACACGCCGCGGCCGGCCCACCCCGTGGCCGCGCAGAGCGCGAAGCTCGAGACGGCCAAGCTTCCGCCGGAGACGCGGAAACTCTTGGAGCAGTCGCGACAGCTGGACGCCCGCATCCGCTCCGTCCAGTCGCAGGTGGACCAGCTGGGCCAGAAGGTGCAGCAGGTGGCCGGCGAGGCCGCCAGCCTCCCGGCGCCCGCCGCGCCGCCCAGCCTGCCGCCCATGCCCCAGATCCAGACCATGACGGGAGCCAGCTGAAGGAAGGGAGTCGCGTGGGCGAGTGGCACGGCCGGGCCATGGCCACCGCGATCCTCATCCGCGACCTCGACGCCCGGCCCGGCGTCGAGGAGGCGGCGAGGAGGGCCTTCGGCCGCTTCGCCGAGGTGGAGCGGGTCTGCACCCGCTTTCGCGACGACTCGCCCCTCATGCGCTTCAACGCCGAGCCCGGCCGCTGGCGCGAGGTGGAGCCGCTGCTCTACGAGGTCGTCAACCTGGCCCGTCGCGCCTGGCGGCGGACCGGCGGCCGCTTCGACCCGCGCGTCCTGGAGGCGCTGGTACGCATCGGCTACGACCGGACCCTGCCGCTGGACGAGGAGCCGCTCCGGCTGCCGGCTCCGCGCGGCAGGCCGCGCGCGGCGCGCCGCGGCGCCTGGCTGGAGCGGCGGCCCCGGGCGCGGCAGCTCCGCCTGCGCGGGGCCGCGCTCGACCTGGGCGGCATCGGCAAGGGGTATGCCGTCCGCCTCGCCGCGCGCGAGATGGCGGGCGCCAGCGGCAACTTCCTGGTCAACGCCGGCGGCGACCTCTACTGCCGCGGCGGCGGGCCCCGGGGCGACGGCTGGCACGTGGGCGTGGAGGACCCGCGCGGCGGCGAGCAGCCGGTGGCGGTCCTGGCGGTGCGCGACCGCGCGGTCTGCACCTCCTCCGTCCGGCGGCGCAGCTGGCTGGCCGGGGGGGAGCGGGTGCACCACCTGATCGACCCCCGTACCGGCGAGCCGGCCGACTCGGGACTGCTGGCGGTCACCGTCGTCGGCGCCGACCCGGCCTGGTGCGAGGTCTGGTCCAAGGCGCTCTTCGTGGAGGGCCTGGAGGGCATCGGTGCGCTGGCCGAGCGCGAGCGACTCGCCGCGCTCTGGGTGACGGAGGAGGGGAGGCTGGGCTGGAGCCCGGCTATGGACCCCTGGCTGATCTGGAGGGTGGTCGCATGAACGCGGATCGAACCGGGCGCACGGCGTCCGACTGGGCAGAAGAAGAGCGTCCGGCGGTCTCGCTGGGGGCGCTCTTCCTGTGGATGACGGCCGGCTGGCTGGTGGGCTACCTGCTGGCGACGCTGGCCTCGCCGCTGCTGGGGAACCGCATGTTCCCGTGGATCGTGGCCCGGGCGGCCGGGATGACCGCCTATCTGCTGCTGGAGCTGGCGGTGATGGTGGGCGTCTGGCTCTCCCACCCCTGGCGGCTGGGGAGGCGGCGCCCGTCGCCCGACTTCCTCTACCGGACGCACACCGTCCTCTCGGTGGCCGCCCTGGTGCTGGTGGCCGCCCACGCCACCGCCCTGGCGCTCGACCCCTACGTCCAGGTGGGCTGGAAGGGGGCGGTCATCCCGGGAGCCTCCGGCTACCGCGCCGGTCCCGTGGCGGCCGGGGTGCTGGCGGCTTACCTGGCGCTCGTGGCGGCGCTGAGCGCGGGCCTGGGGCCGCGCATGGCCCGCCGCTGGAGCCCGCAGGTGGCGCGCCGCCTCTGGCTTCCGCTCCACCGCCTCTCGGCGGTGGCCTGGGCGGCCGCCTGGTTCCACGGCGTGCTGGCGGGCAGCGACACACCGGCCTTCCGGCTCTTCTACGCGGCCAGCGGGGCGGCGCTCCTGCTGCTGGCCGCCACCCGCTATCTGGCCTCGCCACCCGCCCCGGCCGCGGCGGCCAGCTCCCGCCAGAGCGCCAGCTGGAGCTCCGGCGGCACGGTGCTCCGCGCCGACGGGTTGGGCAGGCAGGCGACGGGGAGACGGCCCCAGGAGCAGTCCAACTGACCGGCCTCCGGCGACCACTCCAGGGGGGCGGCCCGCGCCCGTCCCAGGACGGCGCGGGCCACGTCCTTCCCCAGGCAGGCCAGCCGGCGCGGGCGCCAGCGCTCGGCCAGGGCGCGGACGCGCCGTCCCCCCTCCACCATCTCCGACCAGCTCAGGTCGGCGGAACCGGGCGTCACGCGGTCGACCAGGTTGACGATGCCCAGGCCGTAGCGGGGCAGCTCCCGGTCCTGCTCCGGGCGAAGCTCGGCGGGCGTCCAGCCCGAGGCGGCCAGGAGGCGCCAGAAGCGGTTGCCCGGGCCGGCGAAGTGGTGGCCGGTGGCGCCGCTTCGACGGCCCGGGTTGTAGCCCACCACCAGCAGCGCCAGCCCCTGCGCCAGGACGGGCGGGACGGGGCGCGGCGCCGCGGGGCCGGCGCTCACGCCCGTCCCTCCAGCGCCAGGAGCAGGGCGTGGCCCAGCCAGCCGGCGCAGGTGGCGAAGGCGGCGCCGGTAGCCGCCGAGCCGTCCTCCTCCCGCACCGTCTCGCAGGCGAGGCCGCCGTCCAGGGGGGCCGCCGCCACTTCCTCGAGGCGGCGCTCCACCTCCCAGCCCGCCAGGATGTCGCTGATCGCCGCCAGCAGCCAGGGGTGGTCGGCGTGGGCGGAGCGGGGCCAGGCGAAGCGGCCGCGGGGACCGAACGGGTTGGCGGGCGAGTGGATCCAGCGCGCCGTGGCGTGCTGCACGGGGTCGCCACCCTCCGCCAGGCCGTAGTAGGGGAGGAGCATCAGGCTTCCCGCCGGCTCGTCGCCCGGCCTCCGCCCGCCGCGGCCGTCGAAGGACCACGCCCACATGGGCCCGAAGGGGCCGTCCAGCACCGCCTCGCGGCGGAGCTCCGCCAGGATCGCCTCCGCCTCCCGCCGCCTCAGGAAGGCGCCGGCGCGGTCGCCCTCGCCCTCGCGCGCCTCCGCCAGCGCGCGCCAGGCGGCCGCCGCCAGCGCCAGGTCGTAGGTGAGGTAGGGCTCCTGGACGGGGTCGTCGCTGGGGTTGAGAAACGTCCGGTAGAGCGCCCGCCCCTCCTCGCGCGCGGCCAGAAGGCGCGACTCCAGCTCCGGCAGCCGCTCGCGCACCTCGGGCTCGCGCCAGACGGCCCGGTCGCCCGTGGCGCGCGCGTAGAGCGCCGTCGCCAGCGGGAAGGCGGCCAGCTGGTCCAGCTCGAAGCCCGGGTAGAGCACGGTCCCGTCGAGGTAGAGGCTGTGCTCGCCGGCATTCCGCCCGTAGACCGCCCAGGCGGCCAGGAGCCAGCGGCGGGCCCGCGCCGGGTCGAGGCGCAGGAGGCCGGGCAGGCTCCAGAGGAGCGCGTCCCGGCTCCAGTGGGCGCCTGCCACGTAGTAGCGGGGGGAGCGCGAGGTGACCCATACCGGCTCCTCGCCGTCGAGCGTCCGCCCCGTGGCGAAGTGCAGGTTGAAGAGCAGGTTGCGCACGGCGCGCAGGGCGACGGGGTCGCTCCGCCAGCGCCCGCCGCTGGCGCGGTCGGCCCGGCTCCGGGCGGACTCCTCCGCCTCGCGCCAGAGCGCCGCGAAGCCGCGTCGCGCCAGGTGGACGGCGCCCGTCGACGCCCCGTCCGCCTCGCGCGCGACGGCCACGTAGGCGACGAGCCGCGCCTCCTCGCCGGGGGCGATGGCCGCCCGCACCGCCACCCCGGCTCCTTCCTCCCCCTCCTCCCCTCCCGGCGGCTCCAGCCTCGCCCCGGCGGGCTCGGCGCGGAAAGCGAGGGCCAGGATGGGCCCCGGGCGGGCCTCGGCCACCCAGGCGCCGGTCCAGCGGTCGAGGGCGCCCTCCACCCGGCCCCCGCCGGGGCGGCTGCGCAGTGCGGCGTAGGCGGGGGCGGCCAGCGACCAGCGGAGCCCGAGCTCCACGTCGCCGACCGAGCCGCCCGGGGCGCGGGCGGAGAGCGCCAGCGCGAAGCCCCGCTCCTCCTCCGGCGCCACGATCTCCCAGAGGAAGTTCCAGCCGCCCGCCTCGCCCGCCAGGCGGAGGGCCCAGAGCGGCCCCTCCGGCCAGCTGCGGGGGCGCCAGCGGACGGGGAGCGGGCGCCCCTCCAGGCGGATCTCGGGCAGGACCAGCGGCCGGCCGCCCGCGCCCCGCCACTCCAGCAGCCCCGCCAGCCGTCCGTGGAGGACGCCGGCCGAGAGGACCGCGCCGTCGCCCGCGCGCACCTCGGGCAACGTCACATAGGCGTTGCCGGTCACCAGGGGCGGCTCGGCCTCCGGCAGCGCCTCCGGCGTGGTGCGGACGAGGCTCAACCCTCCACCCCCCCGCGCAGCGGCTCGCCGATCCCCGCCAGGCGGCGGAGACGCCGGCGCATGGCCTCCACCTCGGCCGCCACGCGCGCCGCCACGCGCCCGTGGTCGGCCGCCTCCTCGCGCGAGAAGCGGAGCGGCTTGCCGAACCAGACCCAGGCGCGCGACGGGAAGGGCTGGTTGGTCCCCTCCACCGCCACCGGCACCACCGGCGCGCCGCTGTGCTCCACCAGGAAGCCCACCCCCTGGCGCGGCCTGAGCGGTACCCCGCTGCGGCTGCGCGTCCCCTCGTAGTGGACGCCCACCACGCCCCCCTCGCCGAGGACGCGGAGCGACTGCCGCATGGCGCCCGGGTCGGCCCGGCTGCGGTCGACGGGGATGGCGAAGACGCCGACCACGGGGCCCACCAGCGGGTAGCGCAGCAGCTCGCGCTTGGCGATGAAGTGCACCCGGCGCGGGCAGACGACGGCGATCAGGACGGGGTCGGCGGCGCTGATGTGGTTGGCGGCCAGGATGACGGGCCCCCGGGCGGGCACGTTCTCCCATCCGTAGACGCGGCTCCTGTACCGCAGCCAGAGGGCGGCGCGCACGGGCGGTTTGAGGAGCGCGTACAGCCTCTCGCGGAGCAGCCCTCCTCACCTCCCGCCGCGCGCCCGGGGGCGCAGGATCTGCCGGACGGTGCCGCGGCGCGAGGCGACGCGCACCGGATCCAGCTCGAAGCGGTGCAGGACCGCCCCCGCCCCCTCGCGCAGCCCCTCGTCGAGGCGGACGCCGCCGGGTCCGCCGCCCGCCCCGCCGAGAAGGCGTCCCTCCAGGTGGTCGGCGGCGCCCAGGTCGGCCACCATGCTCCAGACCGCCCCGGCCGTCACCAGGAAGGGCCGCGCCGGGTCGGCCACGGTCGCCTGCAGGGTGGTCTCCGACCCGGGCAGCGCCTGGGGCCCCCGCGGCGCCCGCGCCGGGCGGACGGGGAACTCCTCGGCCCGCTCC
It encodes the following:
- the bshA gene encoding N-acetyl-alpha-D-glucosaminyl L-malate synthase BshA, with the translated sequence MRRAGKAGSEALRIAMVGYPAYGGSGVVAAELGLALARRGHEVHLVSYELPFRLRRVGAEAERLIRFHRVEVPRYPLFDYPPYELALTNKLVDVARRQQIDLFHVHYAIPHAAAAELAREILAPRRLPVVTTLHGTDISLIGRDPSFREVTAHSIRRSDAVTAVSRWLAEETARQLAVPPPLVIPNFVDAAVYRRRPQRRLAAEGELLVCHVSNFRPVKRVDAVVRIFARVAAAVPARLLMAGDGPELGAAEAEVDALGVGERVHFLGRRDDVADILGEADVLLLPSATESFGLVALEAMAAEAVVVASDRGGLPEVVSDGETGFLFPPEAEEAMAEAVVALARDPERRRAMGRAARRRALRHFGVRAVVGAYEQLYRSLADVS
- a CDS encoding zinc-ribbon domain-containing protein, which translates into the protein MDEQQLLEEILRRCDEGGGKFSVPVQELAETLGVERSKLYYLLNKWREKGQLETRNRGRLGMEIGRPGSGVARPAGRARARAAARPAARGRRGRQAAEVAASAAEGRLFCPWCGAPVAEEWRYCYHCGNRLPEKAEIPGA
- a CDS encoding S-layer homology domain-containing protein, coding for MSSPHRRRGVGRLLAVVALVAVLASALPAGTASAQSPTRFTDISGHWAEPFILAAQAAGVVTVPDDGKFRPDQPITRLDFAVWMARAMELQPVTPARPPFTDWTSIPADQQGLVAAAVQAGVLKGYPDGSFQPNRSLNRAEMGVIFGRALEKLGVTAEPRYFYEFGDRAAIPTWAADASAAVKEGIILGRPSQPGQLALYAPYATTTRAETVTMLVRFMNARFQLLGVQPAPKPVPQAGTLLTGWATAQDLASLNLGADRVSWVIASGYTVDSSASGAGGLVGADSPALFQWARDHQKPLLVRVSLMGGPAIHAVLADAQVRARLVQNIMTVVDRGYGGVNLDFEYLQNADRDLFTQFATALAQQLHAQGLLLTIDLPWRDQAAASTWGHDFDYVALGRVADYLIVMTYDQHYATSAPGPIGSIPWMAQGLAWAVSQAPAQKILLGIPAYAYDWAQGEPTRAWYIEGALNLIARYQAQPVAHSDLGETQFFYTDSQGVRHEVWFTDSSGLAAKLALVQQFHLAGAAVWKFGYETPDWWGVFRQVLH
- a CDS encoding glycoside hydrolase family 125 protein, encoding MSLVRTTPEALPEAEPPLVTGNAYVTLPEVRAGDGAVLSAGVLHGRLAGLLEWRGAGGRPLVLPEIRLEGRPLPVRWRPRSWPEGPLWALRLAGEAGGWNFLWEIVAPEEERGFALALSARAPGGSVGDVELGLRWSLAAPAYAALRSRPGGGRVEGALDRWTGAWVAEARPGPILALAFRAEPAGARLEPPGGEEGEEGAGVAVRAAIAPGEEARLVAYVAVAREADGASTGAVHLARRGFAALWREAEESARSRADRASGGRWRSDPVALRAVRNLLFNLHFATGRTLDGEEPVWVTSRSPRYYVAGAHWSRDALLWSLPGLLRLDPARARRWLLAAWAVYGRNAGEHSLYLDGTVLYPGFELDQLAAFPLATALYARATGDRAVWREPEVRERLPELESRLLAAREEGRALYRTFLNPSDDPVQEPYLTYDLALAAAAWRALAEAREGEGDRAGAFLRRREAEAILAELRREAVLDGPFGPMWAWSFDGRGGRRPGDEPAGSLMLLPYYGLAEGGDPVQHATARWIHSPANPFGPRGRFAWPRSAHADHPWLLAAISDILAGWEVERRLEEVAAAPLDGGLACETVREEDGSAATGAAFATCAGWLGHALLLALEGRA
- a CDS encoding FAD:protein FMN transferase; this translates as MGEWHGRAMATAILIRDLDARPGVEEAARRAFGRFAEVERVCTRFRDDSPLMRFNAEPGRWREVEPLLYEVVNLARRAWRRTGGRFDPRVLEALVRIGYDRTLPLDEEPLRLPAPRGRPRAARRGAWLERRPRARQLRLRGAALDLGGIGKGYAVRLAAREMAGASGNFLVNAGGDLYCRGGGPRGDGWHVGVEDPRGGEQPVAVLAVRDRAVCTSSVRRRSWLAGGERVHHLIDPRTGEPADSGLLAVTVVGADPAWCEVWSKALFVEGLEGIGALAERERLAALWVTEEGRLGWSPAMDPWLIWRVVA
- a CDS encoding HD domain-containing protein, which codes for MRDPVHGLIRLPPEIVAVVDAPELQRLRRIAQLGMSPLTFHGAEHSRFGHALGAMYLFGEVAEQLERVGLPLPPESRLVGALAALLHDVGHGPLSHALEAESTGGLGHEAWGRRILLGETEIHRRLEALDRRLPERIAAVLEGREQPLLHHLISSQLDVDRMDYLIRDSLFTGASAGHFDAGQLIHVLGGVHQAHPVVRNKGLWTVEEYVFARYYMYQQVYHHKTTRGAERLLQAAAARARRAYAEGRLEARGPLPALLLGEAGVAEYLEVDDAELWVALKRWREADDPVLADLSRRLLERRLLKPVYRRSFRGLDEQALRRAHELAAREVRSAGYDPDAYLHLDRRGRPGYAPYRGAGAGGAPIWVEDERGRPVPLEELSPAVAALTVPREAVVWYAPEELRERLAPLLERAMAEAEG
- a CDS encoding 1-acyl-sn-glycerol-3-phosphate acyltransferase, translated to MPARGPVILAANHISAADPVLIAVVCPRRVHFIAKRELLRYPLVGPVVGVFAIPVDRSRADPGAMRQSLRVLGEGGVVGVHYEGTRSRSGVPLRPRQGVGFLVEHSGAPVVPVAVEGTNQPFPSRAWVWFGKPLRFSREEAADHGRVAARVAAEVEAMRRRLRRLAGIGEPLRGGVEG
- a CDS encoding mismatch-specific DNA-glycosylase codes for the protein MSAGPAAPRPVPPVLAQGLALLVVGYNPGRRSGATGHHFAGPGNRFWRLLAASGWTPAELRPEQDRELPRYGLGIVNLVDRVTPGSADLSWSEMVEGGRRVRALAERWRPRRLACLGKDVARAVLGRARAAPLEWSPEAGQLDCSWGRLPVACLPNPSARSTVPPELQLALWRELAAAAGAGGEAR